Genomic window (Acidobacteriaceae bacterium):
TGAGGACCCGGGGCGGAACGTATGTGCCGAGTGCGGAGATTTTGGCGCGGACGGCATGCCGGGGCTTCAGGGTGAGACTCAAAATGTAGTCCTCCAACGCGAATATGTAGCCACAGAGAATCTTATCGCGTGCGGAGGCGAGAGATCAGGCGCAGATTTTGAGGGGGAAAAGAAGTGTACCGGGTTAACCTACTGCGCCCGCGTGTGCCCGTTACCGTTGCTTCCTTCCGGACCTGGCGGGGTTGGCGGGTACGCGTCGCGTAGGACCCGGCACAGGAGTTAGTTTAGCAGGGATTAGGAAGTACGGATTAGGGCGTAGGAAAACGCTACGGCGTGGTGGGCTGAGCAGGGGCGGCGTTGGGGCGGAGCTTCATGCTCCGCGAGGTCTGGACGAGCTTCCAGATGCCGATCGCGGTGAAGATGATCGTGACCGACCAGAAGACGACAAGGATGGTGACGGCCCACCGGGCGGAGAACTCATTCCAGAGATGGAGCACGGCTTTGCCGTAATGCACGCCGAGCCAGGCGGCGAGGACGTGGCGTGCGAAGCGGCTGATGGTGAACGCAGTCATGAACTTCCTGCGGTTCATCTTGACGGCGCCGGCTACGAGCACAAAGGGCGAGAGCGGCATCGGCGGCGGAAGGATGGCGGGCAGAGCGACGGAGAGGATCGAGTGCGACTCTACCCAGTGCTGGATGGGTTTGAGGTAGCGCGGGGAGACATGTTTTTCAAGGAAGGCCATGCCTCCAACCTGACCGGCCCAGTGCGACAGAAAACCGCCCAGCGCGGAGCCAATCGTCGCGAGAAAGACCAGCAGGAAGAGATTGGCGTGGTTGGCGGCGTAGAGGATGATCAGGATGTCGGTGACGCCGGGGATGGGCAGCGGAACGAAGGAGCTGTCGACGGTGGAGATGAGCACGAGGCCTGCAAGCCCGAGGTGATAGAAGGCGTGCATCATCGTGTGGTTGGCCGAGGCGGCGAGGAAGACGGCGATCGGCTGGGGCGCGAGCTTCATGCTGGATGTAAGACGCTGCCCGAGGCGATGGAGTTCAAGGAAGTTAGGAGTGTGGAGTCAGGGAGTTAGGTGAGGAGGTTCAGCACCGGGAGCGATGGCAGGCAGCCGAGCTGGGTGGCGAGACCGCGGAAGTGCTCGATGGCGAGGAGACAATCCGGGTCGAGCGTGTAGTGGATGTTGCGCGTGAGATAGGTCCGGATGATGTCCGGTGGGACCTGGATGCGCGGCGTCCATTCGCGGACGAGGGTGTCAATGTTGGCGAGGCCGGCGTCGCGGCTGGCCGTGAGGTCCTGAGTGAGCTGCTGGGCGGAGACGCCGGCGAGCTGGAGTGCGACCGGACGGACGGCCCAAACGGCGGCGACCCAGGGAAGGCCAGTGTGGTGACGCCAGAGGGCAGCGAGGTCGAGCCAGAGGAGCGGGGTGGGGCCGAAGGTGGCGTCGATGTGCGCCTGGATCTGGTCGCGCTGCTCGCGGGCGAGGAGCGCGGGGTCGCCGATGAGGAGCGCAGCGTCGGCGGTGGCGAGCATGCCTACGGCATCGGCGCGGTGCTCGGAAAAGGTGGGGCGGGTGTTGTGGAAGTGCTCGAAGAGGATGTGCGCGTAGGCGGTGGAGCTGCGCGAGGCGTTGTCGGTGGCGATTGTGGTGACGTTGGCGAGCGCTTCCTCGACGGATAGGTTGCCGGGATTTTTGACCAGCAGCAGGATGCTGCGGACCTCCTGGAGGCTGGCGATGGTGCAGCCGGGAACGATGGCCAACTCGGGAGTGAGCTCCGCTATAGGAATGAGGCCGAGGTCGGCGGCGCCTATGTGGAGCTCGCGCGCGCAATGGGCCGGGGAGGTGTAATGCAGCTCGTAGCAGGGGCGCAGCAAGGCCGCGGTGGGTGGGTGCTGGAAGTTGAAGAGGAGGGGCGCCGGGTTGAGAAATGAGATGGCAGAGACGCGAAGGGGCACAACCAGATTTTAGTGGGATATTGGTGTGGAATCGCCGTGCGATACGATGCGAGCACGTTACGGATGTTGAGGTAATGACGCAGATGGTTGAGGCAGGGACTGGAGTTGGGTCAGGGGTGGGCGAACGGATGGGGGTACCGGCGGAGGCACGTTTGGCATGGATGGCTCTGGTGCTGACCCCCGGAATGGGCCCAACGAGGTGTACGAGGGCGGTGCAGAGGCTCGGTGGGGACGCTCAGCGGCTCTTTGGGGCGTCGCTGACGGAGTTGGAGAGCTTGGGGATGCCCGCGGCTGCGGCGCAGTTCGTCTTCGATGGCCGGGCGCGAAAGGCGGCCGCCGAGGAGATCAGCCGGTTGGCAGACGCGGGCGCGGCATTCCTGACGATGGATGACGCGGACTATCCGGGCAGGTTAATGGAGATCTTCGATCCGCCGCCGGTGCTGTGGGTGCGGGGCGATGCGTCGATTTTGAACCGCGCAGGCATTGCGGTGGTGGGCACGCGGAATCCGACGCCGTATGGCTCGGGCATGGCGGAGATGCTGAGCCGGGACCTGGCCAAGCGTGGAGTGGTGATCCAGAGCGGGATGGCGCGAGGCGTGGACACCTGCGCGCACAAGGGCGCGATTGAGGCCGGAGGCAAGACGGTCGCGGTATGGGGGACGGGAATCGACGTCATCTATCCTAAAGAAAATAAAAAACTTGCAGAGCATATCGTGGCCAGCGGCGGGGCCGTTGTGAGCGAGTTCCCGCTGGGGACCTTCCCGGCTCCGCAGAACTTTCCGATCCGCAACCGCACGCTGAGCGGCATGAGCGTTGGGGTTCTGGTGGTGGAGGCTGCGGAATACTCGGGGACGCGGATTACGGCGCGATGCGCATTGGAGCAGGGGCGGGACATCTACGCGGTGCCGGGGAATGCGACTAACAAGAATGCGTGGGGACCGAATACGCTGATCAAGCAGGGGGCGAAGCTAACTGCAACATGGGAGGACATTTGGGAGGATCTGCGCTCCCAGGACCGGATTGCTTTGGAGGAGGGGCTTGAATCCGGAGCGGGGGGAACCGCATCCTTATTTAGCGACGGCTCAAGCGGAGCAGGGCAGCCGATGAGCGAGCATGAGCGTCTTGTTTTCAGCGAGTTACGAGCAGATGAGGCGGTTCAGCTGGATGAGTTGATTGAACGGCTGGAGCCTAAGATGGTCTCGGGTGAGATCTTTACGGCGCTGTTCGAGTTAGAGCTCGCGGGGAGGGTAAAACAGATGCCCGGCAAAAATTACGTGCGCTGTTTTTAGCTGTTTTGAATCGTTTTTGAGCGGTTTTAGAGCGTTTTGAACACCTGATTTTTCCACAATTTCCAACGATTGAGAACGTCCAACGGAACGACTGCCTGTTGGGGCGGCGTTTGACTTCGCCTTGGCGGGGCGTGTTAGGGTGCATTGACGTTGGTTGATGGACGGGAGGGCAGGTGCCCCCCACTGGAGTAAGGCAACAGAATGGCAAAGAATCTTGTGATCGTAGAGTCGCCTGCGAAGGCGAAGACGATCGGGAAGTATCTCGGCAATGACTATGTGGTGGAGGCCTCGATTGGCCACATCATGGATTTGCCGAAGAACGATATTGGTGTGGAGCTGAAGCGGCGGACGTTTGAGCCGACGCTGATTGTGTCGCCGGGGAAGGAGAAGGTGGTCGACCGGCTGAAGAAGCTGGCGGCGAAGAGCGATTCTGTGTTCCTGGCGCCTGACCCGGACCGCGAAGGTGAGGCGATTGCCGCGCATTTGAGGATGCAGCTTCTGCCGGCTGTGAAGGACAAGAAGAAGATTCAGCGCGTGACCTTCAACGAGATTACGAAGAAGGCCGTGCAGCAGGCGTTTCAGCATACGCGCGATGTGGACGAGAACCTTGTCGACGCGCAGCAGACGCGACGAGTCCTGGACCGGTTGGTGGGGTATCAAATTTCACCGCTCCTGTGGGACAAGGTGAAGCGCGGACTGAGCGCGGGGCGCGTGCAGACTGTGGCGTTGCGGCTGATCGTGGAGCGCGAGCGTGCGATCAAGGATTTCCCGCAGACGGAGTACTGGAATATTGATGCGGTGCTGGCGCCGAGCGGCGGGAAGGATGGCGAGGCTAATCAATTCACCGCGCGCATGGTTGGAGTGAAGGGCACACCGGTGCGCGTGGAAGACCGCGCGGAGGAGGGGAAGTATATTGCGAATGCGCTGCCGGACAAGGCGGCGGTCGATGAGGTGATGGGGCAGTTGGAGCGCGCGACGTGGCGCGTGCGGACGGTCGAGAAGAAGGAGATGAGGCGCAAGCCGCGGCCTCCGTTTACGACGTCGCAGTTGCAGCAGCAGGCGGCGGGACGGCTGGGGTTTGGTGTGCGGCGCACGATGGGTGTGGCGCAGCGGCTGTATGAAGGCATCGATCTGGGGGCGGAAGGCACGGTGGGCCTTATCACCTACATGCGTACTGACTCGACGCGCATGAGCCCGGATGCGATTGAGGCGATCCGCGAGCATGTGAGCAAGCAGCTCGGCAAGGAGTATGTGCCGGAGAAGCCGAATGTGTACTCGTCGAAGAAGGACGCGCAGGATGCGCACGAGGCGATTCGGCCGACGAACATTGCGTGGACGCCGGAGTTTGTGCGGCGGTATGTGAGCGACGAGCAGTTCCGGTTGTATTCGCTGATCTGGGAGCGCGCAGTGACGAGCCAGATGGTCCCGGCGGTGTTCGACCAGACGACGGTGGACATTGAAGCGAAGGCCGATATTAGCTATGACTTCCGGACCACCGGAAGCGTGCTGAAGTTTGCGGGCTTCCTGTGGTACGAGGAGCAGGCGAAAAAGGCCAAGGCTGCGCGCGATGTGAAGGCTTCTGCGGATGCGGCGAGGCAGGAACAGAAGGCGCAGGATTCGCGCGCCGATGGTGACGCCGATGGGGATGGAGCGAAAGAGGACGAGGCGGAGCGCCGGTTGCCGGAGCTGAACGATGGGCAGGCGCTGACGAAGTTGAAGCTGGATTCGCAGCAGAAGTTCACGCAGCCTCCGCCACGTTTCAACGAGGCGAGTCTGGTGAAGACGCTGGAGGAGAACGGCATTGGAAGGCCGTCGACGTATGCGTCGATCATCAACACGATCCAGGAGCGGGACTACGTCAAGAAGATCAAGGCGCGGCTGGTGCCGACTGAGATCGGCATGGTGGTCACGGACCTGCTGGTGAAGAATTTTCCGTACATCTTCAAGGTGGAGTACACCGCCGGCCTCGAGAACGAGCTGGACGCGGTGGAAGAAGGAACGGAGAAGTGGACGG
Coding sequences:
- a CDS encoding VTT domain-containing protein gives rise to the protein MKLAPQPIAVFLAASANHTMMHAFYHLGLAGLVLISTVDSSFVPLPIPGVTDILIILYAANHANLFLLVFLATIGSALGGFLSHWAGQVGGMAFLEKHVSPRYLKPIQHWVESHSILSVALPAILPPPMPLSPFVLVAGAVKMNRRKFMTAFTISRFARHVLAAWLGVHYGKAVLHLWNEFSARWAVTILVVFWSVTIIFTAIGIWKLVQTSRSMKLRPNAAPAQPTTP
- a CDS encoding menaquinone biosynthesis protein; the protein is MPLRVSAISFLNPAPLLFNFQHPPTAALLRPCYELHYTSPAHCARELHIGAADLGLIPIAELTPELAIVPGCTIASLQEVRSILLLVKNPGNLSVEEALANVTTIATDNASRSSTAYAHILFEHFHNTRPTFSEHRADAVGMLATADAALLIGDPALLAREQRDQIQAHIDATFGPTPLLWLDLAALWRHHTGLPWVAAVWAVRPVALQLAGVSAQQLTQDLTASRDAGLANIDTLVREWTPRIQVPPDIIRTYLTRNIHYTLDPDCLLAIEHFRGLATQLGCLPSLPVLNLLT
- the dprA gene encoding DNA-processing protein DprA produces the protein MPAAAAQFVFDGRARKAAAEEISRLADAGAAFLTMDDADYPGRLMEIFDPPPVLWVRGDASILNRAGIAVVGTRNPTPYGSGMAEMLSRDLAKRGVVIQSGMARGVDTCAHKGAIEAGGKTVAVWGTGIDVIYPKENKKLAEHIVASGGAVVSEFPLGTFPAPQNFPIRNRTLSGMSVGVLVVEAAEYSGTRITARCALEQGRDIYAVPGNATNKNAWGPNTLIKQGAKLTATWEDIWEDLRSQDRIALEEGLESGAGGTASLFSDGSSGAGQPMSEHERLVFSELRADEAVQLDELIERLEPKMVSGEIFTALFELELAGRVKQMPGKNYVRCF
- the topA gene encoding type I DNA topoisomerase gives rise to the protein MAKNLVIVESPAKAKTIGKYLGNDYVVEASIGHIMDLPKNDIGVELKRRTFEPTLIVSPGKEKVVDRLKKLAAKSDSVFLAPDPDREGEAIAAHLRMQLLPAVKDKKKIQRVTFNEITKKAVQQAFQHTRDVDENLVDAQQTRRVLDRLVGYQISPLLWDKVKRGLSAGRVQTVALRLIVERERAIKDFPQTEYWNIDAVLAPSGGKDGEANQFTARMVGVKGTPVRVEDRAEEGKYIANALPDKAAVDEVMGQLERATWRVRTVEKKEMRRKPRPPFTTSQLQQQAAGRLGFGVRRTMGVAQRLYEGIDLGAEGTVGLITYMRTDSTRMSPDAIEAIREHVSKQLGKEYVPEKPNVYSSKKDAQDAHEAIRPTNIAWTPEFVRRYVSDEQFRLYSLIWERAVTSQMVPAVFDQTTVDIEAKADISYDFRTTGSVLKFAGFLWYEEQAKKAKAARDVKASADAARQEQKAQDSRADGDADGDGAKEDEAERRLPELNDGQALTKLKLDSQQKFTQPPPRFNEASLVKTLEENGIGRPSTYASIINTIQERDYVKKIKARLVPTEIGMVVTDLLVKNFPYIFKVEYTAGLENELDAVEEGTEKWTDLLNGFYDHLEGELKVASEEMADVKAMEEETDQICEKCGAPLYLKWGKFGSFYSCANYTNEKPTSVSAAAWKKSERDVLKKISEKFHHATLKVRGTDAEGTERAVEVTDSKDRKELAAALRLAMKDWKKVSVEPVSCDYTKENIAAKPDLNAPGADAADEQEEEFCDNCGRQMVLRNGPWGPFMACPGYNEDPPCKTIRKLNQKVQQKPPVQLEEACPKCGKPLLQREGPYGEFIACSGYPKCKYVKQEILDVPCPKCGGDVAVRKNRRGDVFYGCTRYPKCDFTSNQKLVAQACPKCKSPYLLEVSDKEGTWLVCPNNQERMPKRRSKKGPEQSANGVVCTYEKKIGPPKPKEEPKELKRPDPEKTRPVVEAVA